A single Cottoperca gobio chromosome 3, fCotGob3.1, whole genome shotgun sequence DNA region contains:
- the rcn1 gene encoding reticulocalbin-1 encodes MEVLSFVCAVLLCTVVVHGKPTLRKERVLYQDPELSRKAHEDNKSFQYDHEAFLGKDEAKTFDQLTPEESMDRLGKIVDRIDGNVDGYITTAELNAWIKRVQKRYVYENVAKVWTDYDLNKDNKISWDEYKQATYGYYLANPEEFEEATDQFSFKKMLPRDERRFKTADLDGDLAADREEFTSFLHPEEFEHMRDTVVLETLEDIDKNSDGHVDEDEYIADMFAHEEGGPEPDWVKTEREQFSDFRDLNKDGKMDQDEIRHWIMPQDYDHAQAEARHLVYESDQDKDQMLTKQEILENWNMFVGSQATNYGEDLTKNHDEL; translated from the exons ATGGAGGTCCTCAGCTTCGTGTGTGCTGTGCTTCTGTGCACTGTTGTGGTGCACGGTAAGCCGACGTTAAGGAAAGAGAGAGTTCTTTATCAGGACCCAGAACTGAGCAGGAAAGCTCACGAAGACAATAAAAGCTTTCAATACGACCATGAGGCCTTTCTTGGGAAAGACGAGGCCAAGACATTTGACCAGCTCACCCCGGAGGAGAGCATGGACAGGCTCGG TAAAATAGTGGACCGGATAGACGGCAACGTCGATGGCTACATCACCACAGCAGAACTCAACGCTTGGATTAAACGCGTACAGAAGCGTTACGTTTATGAGAACGTGGCGAAGGTGTGGACAGACTATGACCtgaacaaagacaacaagatTTCATGGGATGAGTACAAGCAAGCCACTTACGGATACTATCTCG CCAACCCGGAGGAGTTTGAGGAAGCAACAGACCAGTTCAGCTTCAAGAAGATGCTCCCGCGTGATGAGAGGAGGTTTAAAACAGCTGATCTGGACGGGGACCTGGCAGCAGACAGAGAAGAGTTCACATCCTTTCTCCACCCTGAGGAGTTTGAACACATGAGGGATACTGTGGTTCTG GAAACCCTGGAGGACATTGACAAGAACAGTGACGGACACGTGGACGAAGATGAGTATATTG CCGACATGTTTGCTCATGAGGAAGGGGGTCCGGAGCCAGACTGGGTCAAGACCGAGAGGGAACAGTTCTCTGACTTCCGAGACTTAAACAAAGATGGTAAAATGGACCAGGACGAAATCCGCCACTGGATTATGCCACAAGACTACGACCATGCCCAAGCTGAGGCCAGACATCTGGTGTATGAGTCTGACCAGGACAAG GACCAGATGCTGACCAAACAGGAGATCCTCGAAAACTGGAACATGTTTGTGGGAAGCCAGGCCACCAACTACGGAGAGGACCTAACCAAGAACCATGACGAGCTCTGA